In Miscanthus floridulus cultivar M001 chromosome 5, ASM1932011v1, whole genome shotgun sequence, one genomic interval encodes:
- the LOC136450621 gene encoding uncharacterized protein has translation MASLTTTTSSPAALPAATTAAAASSISPHAGSKRPLLAGDDAPWRATAATAAGQGIRPVPRIHHAPVLRVATQEDSAAYALAIMKHPDPIGEGLAMEAFAEAAGPECIVPGQQAPLRLMGLKVWPLDIDMKFLEPFGRELQSMKKFMDKSCSVMDSSMANK, from the exons ATGGCGTccctcaccaccaccacctcatcaCCGGCCGCCCTCCCggcggccaccaccgccgccgcggcctcGTCCATATCCCCCCACGCCGGCTCGAAGCGGCCGCTCCTCGCGGGCGACGACGCGCCCTGGCGCGCCACCGCGGCCACCGCCGCGGGGCAGGGGATCCGACCCGTCCCGCGCATCCACCACGCCCCCGTCCTCCGCGTTGCCACGCAGGAAGACTCCGCCGCCTACGCCCTCGCCATCATGAAG CATCCGGATCCGATTGGGGAGGGGCTGGCCATGGAGGCATTCGCGGAAGCTGCCGGGCCGGAGTGCATCGTGCCCGGACAACAAGCGCCTCTAAGGCTCATGGGGCTCAAG GTTTGGCCCCTCGATATAGATATGAAGTTCCTAGAGCCATTTGGACGGGAATTACAATCAATGAAAAAA TTCATGGACAAGTCGTGCAGTGTTATGGACTCATCTATGGCAAACAAGTAG